A part of Bacteroidota bacterium genomic DNA contains:
- the cas2 gene encoding CRISPR-associated endonuclease Cas2, which produces MPYYIAVYDIGSDRVAKALKLFRRYLTWIQNSVFEGELTKAQAAELEAEARALLEAGDSVILFELRTTAYMERRVLGTEHGERGPIL; this is translated from the coding sequence ATGCCCTACTACATCGCGGTCTACGACATCGGCTCGGACCGGGTCGCGAAAGCGCTCAAGCTCTTCCGGCGGTACCTCACCTGGATCCAGAACAGCGTGTTCGAGGGGGAGCTGACCAAGGCCCAGGCGGCGGAGCTCGAGGCCGAGGCCCGGGCGCTGCTCGAGGCGGGCGACTCGGTCATCCTGTTCGAGCTGCGCACGACCGCCTACATGGAGCGGCGGGTGCTGGGCACCGAGCACGGCGAGCGCGGGCCGATTCTGTGA
- the cas1b gene encoding type I-B CRISPR-associated endonuclease Cas1b, which produces MPRDHYLFSNGRLRRRQNTLWLEKATEDRVPGVALDDTGAPSGTLTGEKAVLPVEAVDALHCFGEIDLNAKLVVFLAQQRIPVHVYDYYGNYAATLYPREYLLSGRLTVAQAEHYLRPARRLRLARAFVGAGLYNIRRVLRYHARRVGDEAPVRHALAVVEREAARVPEEAAIPELMAVEGRARDAYYRAWPAMLGPRLAEVFPFDGRQRRPPSNALNAAISFGNALCYAACLKALYRTALDPTISYLHEPGDRRYSLALDLAEVFKPLLVDRAILRLLKTGRLQPSHFEGRLGGTYLTETGRRRFVEAWDERLRRTVRHRRLGRHVSYERLIRLDAYRLVRHLTDPADPYVGFRAWW; this is translated from the coding sequence ATGCCTCGCGACCACTACCTCTTTTCCAACGGACGGCTGCGTCGTCGCCAGAACACGCTCTGGCTGGAAAAGGCCACCGAAGACCGGGTCCCGGGCGTGGCACTGGACGATACGGGCGCCCCGTCGGGCACGCTCACCGGCGAGAAGGCGGTGCTGCCCGTGGAGGCCGTCGACGCGCTACACTGCTTCGGGGAGATCGACCTCAACGCCAAGCTGGTCGTGTTCCTGGCGCAGCAGCGCATCCCGGTCCACGTCTACGACTACTACGGGAACTACGCAGCGACGCTCTACCCGCGCGAGTACCTGCTCTCGGGGCGGCTGACGGTCGCCCAGGCGGAGCACTACCTGCGTCCGGCGCGACGGCTGCGGCTGGCCCGGGCTTTCGTCGGGGCAGGGCTGTACAACATCCGGCGCGTGCTGCGCTACCACGCCAGGCGGGTCGGGGACGAGGCCCCGGTCCGGCACGCGCTCGCGGTCGTCGAGCGGGAGGCAGCGCGGGTGCCGGAGGAGGCTGCGATCCCGGAGCTGATGGCGGTGGAAGGACGCGCCCGGGACGCCTACTACCGCGCGTGGCCCGCGATGCTCGGTCCCAGGCTGGCCGAGGTCTTCCCCTTCGACGGGCGGCAGCGGCGCCCTCCCTCGAACGCCCTGAATGCCGCCATCTCGTTCGGAAACGCGCTCTGCTACGCGGCCTGCCTGAAGGCGCTCTACCGGACGGCCCTCGACCCGACGATCTCATACCTGCACGAGCCGGGCGACCGGCGCTACAGCCTGGCCTTGGACCTGGCTGAGGTGTTCAAGCCGCTGCTGGTGGACCGGGCGATTCTGCGGTTGCTGAAGACGGGGCGGCTCCAGCCTAGCCACTTCGAGGGACGCCTCGGCGGGACCTACCTCACGGAGACGGGCCGACGTCGGTTCGTGGAGGCCTGGGACGAGCGGCTCCGGCGGACCGTGCGGCATCGGCGGCTGGGGCGGCACGTGTCGTACGAGCGCCTCATCCGGCTCGACGCCTACCGCCTCGTCCGCCACCTCACGGATCCCGCCGACCCCTATGTCGGCTTCCGAGCCTGGTGGTGA
- a CDS encoding Dna2/Cas4 domain-containing protein, which yields MTAPRIGGMLVGYWRVCPRKAWYSMRGLWMEQESEAVALGRLLDRTSYRRRRRPALIEATAPDGTPLVAKLDGVDLRAGVLHETKKGRSCEDAHVWQVRFYLWVLRLAGVTGPGGRPLRGQLDYPALRRTEPVALELEHEGHLAEVVSALAACARQDVPPERHPRRSFCRRCAFEALCYG from the coding sequence ATGACAGCTCCTCGCATCGGCGGGATGCTGGTGGGGTACTGGCGGGTGTGTCCGCGCAAGGCGTGGTACTCGATGCGCGGGCTGTGGATGGAGCAGGAGAGCGAGGCCGTCGCGCTGGGGCGGCTGCTCGACCGCACGAGCTACCGCCGACGGCGGCGCCCGGCCCTCATCGAGGCCACAGCCCCCGACGGGACACCGCTCGTAGCCAAGCTGGACGGCGTCGACTTGCGGGCGGGTGTGCTCCACGAGACCAAGAAGGGCCGCTCGTGTGAGGATGCGCACGTGTGGCAGGTGCGGTTCTACCTATGGGTGCTGAGGCTCGCCGGCGTCACCGGGCCGGGCGGGCGTCCGCTGCGCGGCCAACTCGACTACCCGGCGCTGCGGCGCACGGAACCCGTTGCGCTGGAGCTTGAGCACGAGGGGCACCTCGCCGAGGTCGTGTCGGCGCTCGCGGCGTGCGCGCGGCAGGACGTACCGCCCGAGCGGCATCCGCGGCGGTCGTTCTGCCGGCGGTGTGCCTTCGAGGCACTGTGCTACGGGTAG